In Trichocoleus sp., the DNA window GTTCAGTGGCAGTCGCTTCTGCAATGACAACAGAATCATTCGTGTTGACAACAACTGATTCTAGAAGCCGCAGCCTCTCTTCAGTGCGCTTGCGATCGGTGATATCAAAAATAACGCCATCCAGACAAACAACCTGTCCCTGCTCGTCTCGAATTGCCTGTCCTTTCTCATAAACCCAACGAATATTGCTGTCTGCATGACGGATCTGATATTCCAGCACATAGGGTCGGCGCTCCTGCAAAGCCTGAAGCACTTCTTGGTTGACCATTGCCGTATCAGCAGGCGGAATAATGTCTATAAAGGAAAGGGTCTTGTTTTGGATAAAGTCTTCTGCCTGATATCCAGTGATCTCCTCGATCGCCTCACTGATGAATTCCATCGTCCACTGGTCATCATTGGAACAACGATAGACAGCCCCAGAAATATTGGTAAGAAGCGATCGAAATCGTTCTTCTCTTTCTCGTAAAACCACTTCTGCCTGTTTACGAGCAGTGATGTCTTGCACAATACAAACCAAGCCGCCATTCTCTAAACTGGTCAGCGAAATTTCTTGTAAATAGCAGCTGCCATCTTTGCGTTTGCCCCAAGCTTCACCGCGCCAGAACCCCTGCTGGAAAAACTGCGGCATGACTTCTTGCTGAAAGCGTTGCAGTTCACGGGTGTCATAGAGACGACGCCAGGTGATGCCCATCAGTTCTGAGGGGCTGTCGTAGCCATAGACTTTAGCATAAGCCGTATTCATGTAAACGAACTGTTCCTGAGCGTTCAGAATTGCAATGCCATCTGCGGTTGCTTCGATCGCCGCCAGTTGGTGTTGCAGTGCTTCCTGTGCTCGTTTGCGTTCCGTCACATCTTCAACCGTTCCTTCAAAGTAAAGAATGCTGCCACGTTCATCCCGAATTGCAACTGCGTTCTCTGACACCCAAATAACCTGACCATCCTGCCGATAAACCTGCGATTCAAAATCGGACACTGAACCGACTTCGGTTATCCGCTGCACAAACTCATCACGGCGATTGGGGTCAACATAAAGCTGTTGTTTGATGTCGTGCAAATTGTAGATGAGATCTTCAGAAGAATCATAGCCATAGATATGGGCAAGTGCCGGATTTGCGCTGAGGAACTGTCCGTCAATCGAAGACTGAAAAATTCCGGTAACGGCGTTCTCGAAGATGCTGCGATATTTTTCTTCGGCTTGGCGCAACAATCGTTCACTCGCAGCCAAGGCAATTTCCGATCGCTTTCGTTCCGTAATGTCCATTGTGACACCCGTCATCCGCAGCGGATTACCTTCAGCATCACGGAAGACTTTGCCCCGACTTGTCACCCAGCGGACATTGCCATTTGAGCGAATAATGCGATATTCCGGTGCATAATCTTCGCCATCCGTCAAAGAACGATGCTGAGCCGCAATCACTTTCTCCCGATCTCTGGGATGGACAAACATCAGAAACTGTTCATAGCCTCCGGTAAAAGAACCAGGCGTTAAGCCAAAAATCCGCTCTTCTTCGGCTGACCAATACTCCTCACCCGTTTGGATATTCCAATCCCATGCGCCCATTTGTGCCGCAGCTAGAGCCAACCGCTGAACTTCCTCACTCAAGCGCAACGCTTCTTCTGTATGTTGCCGATCGATAAGCTGTCCGATTTGAATGCCGATCGTCTCCATCATGGTTAGCAAGCTGGCATCCGGAGACTGAATTTGCTGGCTAAAAAAAGTCATCACTCCCAACAGGCGATCCTGACAACGAATCGGGAAACCACAAACCGAGTGAACCGTTGCCGGAGCGATCGTCTTTCGCACAAACTGATCATGCTTTTGAAAATCAGCAATCCAAATTGCCTCACCCTTTTGCCACACCTGCCCCGGTATGCCAACCCCTGGAGCAAAGGTCAGATTGCGCGATTGAGCTGCAAACTCAGCCATGTCAAACTCGGCTTGATGCCAAACTGCAACCCAGCGCAGCAAATCTGCCTGCTCATCAACGCACCACAGTTCTCCAAAGTTCCAGCCCAGACTCTCACAAACTGCCTGCAAAATTCGTGGGGTTGCTACTTGCAGCGATGGCGCTTCTGCCAAAACACAAGTCACTGCATATTGAGCGCTGAGCCGCCGCGTTGCCTGCTTTTGCCGCTTTAAATTCCAGCCTGTTAGGGCAAAAAGTCCCAGCGCGATCAATAAAATGAGAAACGTTATTCCCTGAGCAGCACCCAACCAATAAACTCCGATCGCTAAAGGTAACATTACAAGCAGAAGCGCAACCAGCTTCACAGACTGATTCGCAGAAACCAGGGGCAACTCTCCCATAGCGGTCTTCTCCGAGGTTGAAAGGCAAAGCGACCAGACGAACCGAACTGAATTAATAACTGCAGCAGGCACCCGGCATCAAATCAGCTTTCTGCAAAAGCTAGAACTAGAATTCCCAATTCCTCCTGTTTTATGGCAAAGCAGATAGGTACTGGACGATCGGGAATCAGAAGTCGATAGTTGCCAACCTGCAAACCGAACTCCTGCCCTCTGCCCTCAACTCCTAACACCCGATTTCTTTCCCATACCTGTAGGAAACACGCAGAACCCATCTCACGTCAACCGAGGTAAGCACAACCAGAGCAAGGAGACAGTTAAAAAACCGCCACAGTCGATCGGCTATTTTCAATTCAACGATTA includes these proteins:
- a CDS encoding PAS domain S-box protein encodes the protein MGELPLVSANQSVKLVALLLVMLPLAIGVYWLGAAQGITFLILLIALGLFALTGWNLKRQKQATRRLSAQYAVTCVLAEAPSLQVATPRILQAVCESLGWNFGELWCVDEQADLLRWVAVWHQAEFDMAEFAAQSRNLTFAPGVGIPGQVWQKGEAIWIADFQKHDQFVRKTIAPATVHSVCGFPIRCQDRLLGVMTFFSQQIQSPDASLLTMMETIGIQIGQLIDRQHTEEALRLSEEVQRLALAAAQMGAWDWNIQTGEEYWSAEEERIFGLTPGSFTGGYEQFLMFVHPRDREKVIAAQHRSLTDGEDYAPEYRIIRSNGNVRWVTSRGKVFRDAEGNPLRMTGVTMDITERKRSEIALAASERLLRQAEEKYRSIFENAVTGIFQSSIDGQFLSANPALAHIYGYDSSEDLIYNLHDIKQQLYVDPNRRDEFVQRITEVGSVSDFESQVYRQDGQVIWVSENAVAIRDERGSILYFEGTVEDVTERKRAQEALQHQLAAIEATADGIAILNAQEQFVYMNTAYAKVYGYDSPSELMGITWRRLYDTRELQRFQQEVMPQFFQQGFWRGEAWGKRKDGSCYLQEISLTSLENGGLVCIVQDITARKQAEVVLREREERFRSLLTNISGAVYRCSNDDQWTMEFISEAIEEITGYQAEDFIQNKTLSFIDIIPPADTAMVNQEVLQALQERRPYVLEYQIRHADSNIRWVYEKGQAIRDEQGQVVCLDGVIFDITDRKRTEERLRLLESVVVNTNDSVVIAEATATEPRQLRIVYVNQAFMTMTGYSLEEAIDRSPVFLLGENSDLEVVGQLAQALASQAAVQTELIAYRKDGSEFWLELEMVPIANEEGAITHWISVQRDTSDRKQVEATLRKNKEVAEEANRAKSQFLANMSHELRTPLNAIIGYSEMLQEDSADLGYTDLVPDLERIRGAGKHLLALINDILDISKIEAGKMELYLETFDIRQLIAEVESTIQPVVETNHNRLEIYCAPNLGMMHADLTKVRQALFNLLSNAAKFTEHGTITLTVSREAVEEAEMQRQGNQEIGFSHSLSRSTILFQVTDSGIGMTLDQMQRVFQAFTQADASTTRKYGGTGLGLAITRHFCQMMGGDISVSSNIGEGSTFTIALPAEVWDSKERSTLEPVKTALNPIGTVLVIDDDSDVRQLMMHHLERDGFRVITAATGDEGLRLARELRPDTITLDVLLPNMNGWEVLAALKADPELADIPVVVMSIVDDKRLGFTLGASDYLTKPVDFKRLARLLERYQPRSPEFLDSISELHPVRRVLIAEDDRTTREMFRRMLDKEGWAVIEAENGRIALEQLSQQIPHLILLDLMMPEMDGFQFINAMRQRPEWRSVPIIVVTAMDLTPSDRLRLTGSVEQVLQKGSYHRDDLLREVRDLALSWIQHRQAR